A portion of the Lolium rigidum isolate FL_2022 chromosome 1, APGP_CSIRO_Lrig_0.1, whole genome shotgun sequence genome contains these proteins:
- the LOC124682537 gene encoding ribonuclease 1-like encodes MTRAQLSLAALVVLAAGCAASAAAQDYDFFYLVLQWPGSYCDTKQSCCYPRSGKPAADFGIHGLWPNRDDGSYPQNCNPSNAFDPSKVSDLLSSLRRSWPTLACPTSDGLKFWAHEWEKHGTCAQNLFNEHGYFQTALRLRAQLRVLDALAAAGISPDGGYYTQAAIKGAIQEGTGYAPFVDCNRDESGNTQLYQLYFCVAADASGFVECPVSPGGRPCGKRVEFPAF; translated from the exons ATGACGAGGGCGCAGCTCTCCCTGGCCGCCCTGGTCGTGCTGGCCGCCGGgtgcgcggcgtcggcggcggcgcaggacTACGACTTCTTCTACCTCGTGCTGCAG TGGCCGGGGTCGTACTGTGACACGAAGCAGAGCTGCTGCTACCCGCGGTCCGGCAAGCCGGCGGCGGACTTCGGGATCCACGGgctgtggcccaaccgcgacgacGGATCCTACCCGCAGAACTGCAACCCCAGCAACGCCTTCGATCCATCCAAG GTGAGCGACCTGCTGAGCAGCCTCCGCAGGAGCTGGCCGACGCTGGCGTGCCCGACGAGCGACGGGCTCAAGTTCTGGGCGCACGAGTGGGAGAAGCACGGCACCTGCGCGCAGAACCTCTTCAACGAGCACGGCTACTTCCAGACCGCGCTCCGCCTCCGCGCCCAGCTCCGCGTCCTCGACGCGCTCGCCGCCGCGGGCATCTCCCCCGACGGCGGCTACTACACGCAGGCCGCCATCAAGGGCGCCATCCAGGAGGGCACGGGCTACGCGCCATTCGTCGACTGCAACCGCGACGAGTCCGGCAACACACAGCTCTACCAGCTCTACTTCTgcgtcgccgccgacgcctcGGGCTTCGTCGAGTGCCCCGTCAGCCCCGGCGGAAGGCCCTGCGGCAAAAGGGTCGAGTTCCCGGCCTTCTGA